In Neotabrizicola shimadae, the following proteins share a genomic window:
- a CDS encoding HNH endonuclease, with protein MTTEMMALPDPYVPSLDTCVFTEDEKAAIAKAIATQKPWDWKPGGAEEANLVAAKVKIRDLHRARHGDRCCYCRFPLHGGGHFIVDPEHVLPKSLAAYRPLAYTVWNLGIACKRCNMQYKRAKIDFVVDAVSAAALQDSANYRLVHPNFDLYKEHISISIEMNDDVTLIKYTKQPGSEKGPYTYDYFNLKEREVGSFDAAQGLDVPDDLGKGAQEAQELARKFGQ; from the coding sequence TTGACGACGGAGATGATGGCTTTGCCTGATCCTTACGTGCCCAGCCTCGACACCTGTGTATTCACGGAGGACGAAAAGGCAGCAATCGCCAAGGCGATCGCGACGCAGAAGCCGTGGGATTGGAAGCCCGGAGGTGCAGAAGAGGCAAACCTTGTCGCCGCGAAGGTCAAGATTCGCGATCTTCATCGCGCTCGTCATGGTGACCGATGCTGTTACTGCAGATTTCCGCTTCATGGTGGCGGACATTTCATCGTCGATCCCGAACATGTCCTGCCCAAGTCGCTCGCTGCCTACCGCCCTCTTGCTTACACTGTTTGGAATCTCGGCATTGCATGCAAGCGCTGCAATATGCAGTACAAGCGTGCCAAAATTGACTTCGTGGTCGACGCAGTCTCTGCAGCAGCACTCCAAGACAGCGCCAACTATCGACTGGTCCATCCAAACTTCGATCTCTACAAGGAGCACATTTCGATCAGCATCGAGATGAACGACGACGTGACCCTGATTAAGTATACGAAGCAACCGGGAAGCGAGAAGGGCCCATACACCTACGACTACTTCAATCTTAAGGAGCGGGAGGTCGGTAGCTTTGATGCGGCGCAAGGACTCGATGTTCCTGACGACCTCGGGAAAGGCGCCCAAGAGGCGCAGGAACTTGCACGCAAGTTTGGCCAGTAG
- a CDS encoding SIR2 family protein, whose protein sequence is MKLEDLAKQCQSCTQKHPVIVLGSGASIPHGIRGMGDLAVWLRDNVQAEDGPEIDAWTLVRTAMAAGDHLEAALENKTLPDSLVTKIVRSTWDFIAQDDYRLLKSAIKAETVFPLRSLFTGLFRSTNRNIHVVTTNYDRVAEYAADTGGYIHNTGFLPGYLRRTDGAENLIFKQGTNLARTVTVWKVHGSLDWFSDPHGGVMSLPMTSELPDGLVPLIVTPGVSKYQRTHDEPFRSAIQGADRVLSAASAFICIGYGFRDSHIHPKLVTRCRVHDAPILVAARTLTPEAKAFLKNNAGRHYLALENHNDGTMVYNRDNPDGVVVTGGKYWELSTMNDLIGF, encoded by the coding sequence GTGAAACTCGAAGACCTCGCAAAGCAATGCCAAAGCTGCACACAGAAACACCCGGTTATTGTGCTTGGGAGCGGTGCATCGATTCCTCATGGCATTCGTGGCATGGGGGACTTGGCAGTTTGGCTACGCGATAACGTGCAGGCCGAAGATGGACCGGAAATCGATGCGTGGACGCTGGTACGAACCGCCATGGCGGCGGGCGATCACTTAGAAGCAGCGCTAGAAAACAAGACCTTGCCCGACTCTCTGGTCACAAAGATTGTCCGGAGCACCTGGGATTTCATCGCGCAGGATGATTACCGCCTCCTCAAGTCAGCGATAAAGGCTGAGACGGTCTTCCCTCTCCGTTCCCTGTTCACTGGCTTGTTCCGAAGCACAAACCGCAACATCCACGTCGTAACGACAAACTATGACCGCGTCGCCGAGTATGCTGCTGACACAGGCGGCTACATACACAACACAGGGTTTCTTCCGGGTTATCTGCGACGCACCGATGGGGCGGAGAATCTGATCTTCAAACAAGGAACTAATCTGGCTCGGACGGTAACGGTCTGGAAAGTTCACGGTTCTCTCGACTGGTTTTCAGACCCACACGGGGGCGTGATGTCTCTGCCTATGACGAGCGAGTTGCCCGATGGCTTAGTTCCGCTGATCGTCACGCCCGGCGTCAGCAAGTATCAGCGGACGCACGACGAGCCCTTTCGAAGCGCAATTCAAGGTGCTGATCGCGTGCTGAGCGCCGCTAGCGCATTCATCTGCATAGGTTACGGTTTTCGCGATAGCCATATCCATCCGAAGCTGGTGACTCGCTGCCGCGTGCATGATGCTCCGATCTTGGTGGCGGCGCGGACCCTGACGCCCGAAGCGAAAGCCTTTCTGAAGAACAACGCGGGGCGTCATTACCTCGCGCTCGAAAATCATAATGATGGAACAATGGTATATAACCGCGACAACCCTGATGGCGTGGTTGTGACCGGAGGTAAGTACTGGGAGTTGTCGACAATGAACGACCTGATTGGCTTTTAG
- a CDS encoding MobC family plasmid mobilization relaxosome protein: MFRCTAAEKAELRQKAEAAGVPVATLLREALGRTDARRRKPAPRVDPALVLAVGRIGGNLNQIARWLNRAHAAGLTPTVDAVEVARRLLSVERQLAQILAQGREC, encoded by the coding sequence GTGTTCCGCTGCACGGCGGCCGAGAAGGCCGAGCTTCGACAAAAGGCCGAAGCGGCGGGCGTCCCGGTGGCGACCCTTCTGCGCGAGGCCCTTGGCCGCACGGATGCCCGCCGCCGAAAGCCCGCCCCGCGCGTCGATCCGGCGCTGGTGCTGGCCGTCGGGCGCATCGGCGGCAACCTCAACCAGATCGCCCGCTGGCTGAACCGCGCCCATGCCGCTGGCCTTACCCCGACGGTCGACGCGGTCGAGGTCGCCCGCCGCCTTCTGTCCGTCGAGCGTCAGCTTGCCCAGATCCTCGCCCAGGGCCGCGAATGCTGA
- a CDS encoding AAA family ATPase, translated as MAKLRDLEISDRQREDSVAILVGPNGSGKSTFLRALAESYRHENVIAVSNTPHDRFARMRGIRRISAGRPDHTPPNIVKRAVARSLDADDSSFHQISAIMDYCGYAPRFGFRIEKAKHFGSSFDDLQWKLDSTRSGATVEDVAWDGEPDYVEQLHRALAFLSRHDPREFVWIDATRSAFEFSLAREFVAVLRCEAILRRLKVIGLLEVMLQREDPRHTVIEMRLASSGQLALISSLLFLITEAGRGAIILVDEPENSLHPSWQREYVDKLMAAMAYRNATLIVATHAPLVVTGALSDAPNKVSVFRVRDGRPARLEIDASAAPNSIEEILWEAFGVVTPANHFVSEEIVRAISRFEKDETGKEEVLQLIGALEERSFDDQQHRFFEAVRKLVDKVERAKAGIDDGDDGFA; from the coding sequence GTGGCGAAACTGAGAGATCTTGAAATATCTGATCGGCAGCGCGAAGATTCTGTCGCGATACTGGTTGGTCCGAATGGATCTGGGAAAAGTACATTCCTTCGGGCCCTAGCAGAGTCTTACCGTCATGAGAACGTTATCGCCGTGTCGAACACGCCCCATGACCGGTTCGCTAGGATGCGAGGGATTCGGCGTATCTCCGCTGGTCGGCCCGATCATACGCCGCCCAATATCGTGAAGCGCGCGGTCGCACGTTCGCTCGATGCAGACGACTCCTCGTTCCATCAGATCAGCGCGATCATGGATTATTGCGGCTATGCCCCGCGCTTCGGGTTCCGGATCGAGAAGGCCAAACATTTCGGATCGTCATTCGATGATCTGCAGTGGAAGTTGGATAGTACCCGCAGCGGTGCCACCGTTGAAGATGTGGCATGGGATGGCGAACCGGACTACGTTGAGCAACTGCATCGCGCACTCGCTTTCCTTAGTCGCCACGACCCCAGGGAGTTCGTCTGGATCGATGCCACCCGCTCCGCGTTCGAGTTCAGCCTTGCGCGAGAGTTTGTCGCCGTGCTGCGCTGCGAGGCAATCCTCCGCCGCCTCAAGGTCATTGGTCTTTTGGAGGTCATGCTCCAGCGCGAAGATCCACGCCACACAGTGATCGAGATGCGTCTGGCGAGTTCAGGCCAGCTCGCTCTGATTTCGTCGCTGCTGTTCCTTATCACTGAGGCCGGCCGCGGTGCGATCATCCTAGTCGACGAGCCGGAGAACAGCCTTCACCCTAGCTGGCAGCGCGAGTATGTAGACAAGCTCATGGCCGCTATGGCTTATCGTAACGCAACTCTCATCGTAGCCACTCATGCGCCACTGGTGGTCACCGGCGCACTTAGTGACGCTCCCAACAAGGTATCAGTGTTCCGCGTGCGGGACGGGCGGCCCGCGCGCCTCGAGATCGACGCGTCGGCTGCGCCGAACAGTATAGAGGAGATACTTTGGGAGGCATTTGGGGTCGTCACGCCAGCCAATCACTTCGTCAGCGAAGAAATCGTCCGAGCGATCTCGCGCTTCGAGAAGGACGAGACCGGCAAGGAAGAGGTTCTTCAACTGATCGGTGCGCTCGAGGAGCGCAGCTTCGACGATCAGCAGCATCGCTTTTTTGAGGCCGTGCGCAAGCTTGTCGATAAGGTTGAACGGGCGAAGGCTGGTATTGACGACGGAGATGATGGCTTTGCCTGA
- a CDS encoding ATP-binding protein, producing MGILDFNDDESLGKIIAVDTATVTVRVDELERLKRIQVNRLTAIRSSKAGQHLIGIVSRITRKAGDETEIIGAEEDPEAVLPENNLVRLALIGTLVDKEGLKQNIFKRTLETVPEIDADCFSVEGQRLTDFMQVISQVSGDGPQLDLGRYALDEDARAFLNGNRLFQRHAIVVGSTGSGKSYTTARLLDQIAELPQANAILFDIHGEYQTLDSDEFRHLRIAGPGDIGQDRGLTDGVLHLPFWLLGYEALISLFVDRSDQNAPNQAMLMTRCITDAKRAMLDPEQHADIRANFTIDSPVPFNIDNVYEDLARLNQEMVQGARGEKQGPYFDKLSRLIARFEAKRNDRRLGFIFQPPDACMDMAWLSEITHLLIGGRGSQGDGKGGIKIINFSEVPSDILPLMVSLIARLIFAVSQWTPPKSRHPIALFCDEAHLYIPERAPSESADEISVGIFERIAKEGRKYGVGLVVISQRPAEVNRTVLSQCNNVIAMRLTNGDDQSVIRRLLPDSLGGFGDLLPVLDIGEALVVGDASLLPTRVIVSAPRFKPNSATVDFWDRWRDAEPVAGTGDAVLSWRRQSNQ from the coding sequence GTGGGCATTCTAGATTTCAATGATGATGAAAGCCTTGGCAAGATTATTGCTGTAGACACGGCTACAGTTACAGTGCGAGTCGATGAACTTGAACGTCTCAAACGGATTCAGGTGAATCGGTTGACGGCGATCAGAAGTTCGAAGGCCGGGCAGCACCTGATTGGGATAGTTTCACGCATCACGCGCAAGGCAGGCGACGAAACAGAAATTATTGGAGCTGAGGAAGATCCGGAAGCCGTGCTTCCAGAGAACAACCTCGTGCGGCTCGCTCTGATTGGGACCCTCGTCGATAAGGAAGGTCTGAAACAGAACATATTCAAGCGCACACTCGAGACTGTGCCGGAAATCGATGCGGATTGCTTTTCCGTGGAAGGCCAGCGCCTGACAGACTTCATGCAAGTCATTTCTCAGGTTTCGGGCGACGGTCCTCAGCTTGATCTTGGCCGCTATGCACTGGACGAGGATGCTCGGGCGTTCTTGAACGGAAATCGTCTTTTCCAGCGCCATGCTATCGTCGTTGGAAGCACGGGAAGTGGTAAGTCTTACACAACTGCGCGGCTACTAGACCAAATTGCTGAGCTTCCGCAAGCCAACGCAATTCTGTTCGATATCCATGGTGAGTATCAGACTCTGGATAGCGATGAATTCCGGCATCTGCGAATCGCTGGACCTGGAGATATTGGACAGGATCGCGGACTGACGGATGGCGTTCTGCATCTCCCGTTCTGGCTTCTCGGCTATGAGGCATTGATCTCCCTGTTCGTTGACCGATCTGATCAGAACGCCCCGAACCAAGCCATGCTGATGACGCGCTGCATCACCGACGCAAAGCGAGCAATGCTTGATCCGGAGCAGCACGCCGATATTCGCGCAAACTTCACCATCGATAGTCCGGTACCTTTTAACATCGACAACGTTTACGAGGACCTTGCGCGATTGAACCAGGAAATGGTGCAGGGTGCACGTGGCGAGAAACAGGGGCCGTACTTTGACAAGCTGAGTCGTTTGATCGCACGATTTGAAGCCAAGCGAAATGATCGCCGCCTCGGGTTCATATTCCAACCGCCTGATGCATGCATGGATATGGCTTGGCTTTCTGAGATTACGCACTTACTCATCGGTGGGCGCGGATCGCAGGGCGATGGAAAGGGTGGAATCAAGATCATTAACTTCTCGGAAGTGCCGTCCGATATTCTTCCGCTCATGGTGAGTTTGATTGCTCGTCTTATTTTTGCTGTTAGCCAGTGGACGCCGCCGAAGAGTCGTCATCCAATCGCATTATTCTGTGATGAAGCGCATTTGTATATCCCCGAGCGTGCACCGTCGGAGTCCGCCGATGAGATTTCGGTTGGAATCTTCGAGCGAATTGCCAAAGAGGGACGGAAATATGGGGTCGGGCTGGTTGTCATTAGTCAGAGACCCGCCGAGGTCAACCGGACTGTCCTTAGCCAATGCAACAACGTTATCGCTATGCGATTGACGAACGGTGATGATCAATCCGTTATCAGAAGGTTGCTGCCTGACAGCCTCGGAGGCTTTGGTGATCTCCTTCCGGTCCTTGATATCGGGGAAGCACTAGTGGTTGGTGACGCCAGCTTGCTACCGACACGTGTGATCGTGTCTGCGCCACGCTTCAAACCCAATAGTGCGACAGTTGATTTCTGGGATCGTTGGCGTGATGCAGAGCCGGTTGCGGGAACAGGAGATGCCGTCCTCTCTTGGCGACGACAGAGTAACCAATAG
- a CDS encoding helix-turn-helix domain-containing protein → MSDILPFCQVKLQYLLDLVLDQSLDDNAFRIAAYLALTHADHDTGECHPSFETIGTALGRHAKSVKRALNKPEMARHLTVVRGTNRGNASRYRPTEAALRRATQRRREGDKIVPLSRAKGGQSCPPEGTYLSGKGGQERPPNKEKELKPRTAAAAPDLPEKGQSGTATARSAPPSPLVFVPQGICFARDWNDRLAQEGLATLDRNLPLVVNGHHRGFWVPARSPAPRGSPEWRDQVRRLRCLAGKESGQMEQRHAG, encoded by the coding sequence ATGTCTGACATTCTGCCCTTCTGCCAGGTCAAGCTGCAGTACCTTCTCGACCTCGTCCTCGACCAGTCGCTTGACGATAACGCCTTCCGCATTGCCGCCTATCTGGCGCTGACCCATGCCGACCATGACACCGGCGAATGCCATCCGTCGTTCGAGACGATCGGCACGGCGCTCGGGCGGCATGCGAAATCGGTGAAGCGCGCCCTGAACAAGCCCGAGATGGCGCGCCACTTGACGGTCGTGCGCGGCACCAATCGCGGCAATGCCTCGCGCTACCGCCCCACCGAAGCTGCCCTGCGGCGTGCCACGCAGCGGCGGCGGGAGGGGGACAAGATCGTCCCCCTTTCCCGGGCGAAAGGGGGACAATCCTGTCCGCCCGAGGGGACATATCTGTCCGGAAAAGGGGGGCAGGAACGCCCCCCGAACAAAGAAAAGGAACTTAAACCAAGAACGGCCGCTGCCGCGCCGGATTTGCCCGAGAAGGGGCAATCCGGCACAGCCACGGCCCGCAGCGCGCCGCCCTCACCGCTGGTCTTCGTGCCGCAAGGCATCTGCTTTGCCCGCGACTGGAACGACCGTCTGGCGCAGGAAGGGCTGGCCACGCTCGACCGAAACCTGCCCTTGGTGGTGAACGGCCATCATCGCGGCTTCTGGGTTCCGGCCCGAAGTCCCGCGCCAAGGGGAAGCCCGGAATGGCGGGATCAGGTGCGACGGCTGCGCTGTCTTGCCGGGAAGGAATCCGGGCAGATGGAGCAGCGTCATGCGGGATGA